The stretch of DNA TGTGAGGGAGAGGAGCCCATAGGCCTGCCTGGGCTCCAGGGAGTTTACTGGAGGAGTTTCATCTCCAAATGCCAGTCTGGTGATGGGAGCCAAGCATTCCCCCCCAGCCTGGACCGAACCAATCTGGATCAAATGCCTCCCTTCATCAGACTGGACTTCTAGCTGCCTTAAAATTGCAGTCCTGAAAAAAAGGTTAGAAAAGGAAAGGCCCATGCTTTGGCAATTCATTATCTGTCCTGTAAATCCAAAGCTGTGAAACATTCTCAGTAGCTTGACTGGTGGCAATTCACTATCGTAGGGCTGGTGTTCACCACAAAAGCAGTTCCTCATGGTTACAGAAGTCACACTAATCGGGCACGCTTTTCACAATTCCTCCAGATCAGTTAGATCCACAACCACTTTCAAAAAGAGAGTGTCATCTCTGATGTAGGTGTTCTTTGTGTTCTCCAGGACTGAGTGTGGCACAAAGCGCGGACAGCCAGAGGCGATATTCATTTCTCCATCCGGCCTTttgaaactgctgctgttggggTCAGCTCTAAAGACTTCCAcgatgtgattttttttcccactttggTCCAAAAGCATAAGTGTAACTTTCTGCTTGAAAGGCCACAGGAGCAGCGAGTCAAACTCGCCCCTCATGACCACGAAGTAGAGGGAGATGTGCGTTCCCTTTCCCGAGCCGTCCCCGTTCAGGTAGGCTCTCGCACACAACCTGTACCCGCAGCGGCTGGTGTAGAAGGGCTGGCTGGCTATGGACAGCACACGGCCTTCCACTgcctctttcttcttcatcttgTAGTCCGTGATTTTCCAGATTAATTTCCCATTGTAGCACGTGCCTTCCAGAAGCTTAAATCgttcttcatttttattgagctgtgctttgtgaatATTGATCTGGAGATCATGTTTGCTGGACTGATCTTCCAAAACAACtgagagaagaggggaaaaaaagaaatagaaaaaaaaaaagagaaagacatttggtaaaataaaagcatcagaGCCCTGGATAAAATGAGCACCCAGACTCAAGCTGGCAAAACTGATCTACCCAAGCCTGAGTACAGGCTCTGAACTACAGCTGctaactttttaaaactgtaattgCAGCTGGTAGCTGAATAAGAAAAACTGGCAGCTATAAACCATGAATGCCTGAATAGCACCATGGCCTCCATCACAGTGCAGGAGCCAGACCAAGGCCAGCTCTGTggccctgcagtgccacaggagTTCAGGAGACGTTGTGTAGTAGGGAAAGGTGGGACAACACTGCACACACCATCACAGTTTGGTCTCAGAATGCAAGAAGAAAGCCCTTTGTACTGAAGAGCTACAGCTGACTGAGTGTAGCACCAGAGTCTCTCGTTAGCCACCAGTAAGTGAGCAAACCCCCGCTACCTGTGCAGGAAAGTGCCAACATACCCAAGCGCTGGTCGTACGTCTCCATCAGGGCAATCTTCTGTTTCACGTTTTCAATTGTGTCAAACAGGGGCCGCAGGTCTAATTTACTTTGCTGCTGGTTTGCCATCTGTATTAGCTGTTTCACTTGTGATTCCAGGCGTGCAGACTTATCCAGGTGACTGGCCAGAGCCTTTCCAGTTCATGCCATTGGAAGAGGGTGGGAAGTAGAGACAAGAGATATCCATAAAATCAGCTATTTGCTTTGAATTAACATAATGAAGTCTTTAGCATATCAGCAGTATCAATGATATGATGCATTCAAAGTGCTCTGCTGGCTTAGGAATTTATCCCAGTGCTCCTTCATGATTAATTCAGCACATTTACAGACTGAGAAGCCATCCGTCATTCAGACCCAATTCACACTGCATCACTACATTCAGCTCAGTGTTCAAATTTACACCTGCACATTTGCCATGGGCATCTGACCATGAGGATTTGTACAGTGCTTTTTGCCCAGATCATGTATCCAAACTTCTGTatccattaaaatgaaaagacaatGCCGTACTGTAAAAAAATGAGAAGGTCTTGAGGAGATTTGTTATTGCTGTGCTATTAATGACAACTATTACTGGAGAAACATATTTCAGGATACAAGAAAGCAATTGgtaaaaaaggtaaaatcaaTGTCTCACCTGACTGCTTACCATCAAGCTGCTGTTGTTACCAAACAGTTGTGTATACTGTCTGAATTCTTTCTCACATTTCTTAATGGCATCTGCTAGCTGCTGGATTTTAATCTCTTTACATTCCAGGCTCTTATACAGGTCAGATATCTACAGATGGAAAAATCAGAGTATAAATGCAAAGGAACACCAAAACATACAAtgaagaaattataaaatatgtGACTATATAAGAGAGAGTGGAAAAGTTTACAGTGCAAATCCTCTAAGTGAGCTAGATAAAGCACTCCTTAATTCACTATTTGTGGATAAGCACTGGCAAGAATTGAACGTAAGGTATCAGACTCTTGAATAGATCTGTGTGGCTACAGGTGAAAGAGGCTCCCATCTCTCATTTCCATCATGATGATCCATTCAGCTCTACAGTGGGGTAGTACATACTTACATGCACACGTGCATGTGTGTTTCTGTGCATATgtatacagatttttttcctctacagagGTCTAACCAACTGAAGAGATGAGTCAGTGAGGGATACACTCTTCAAAACCAAGTTACAGCACTTTGGGATGCTTATTTCTTGCATAAACAAGCAAAGAGTAAGTTCACTATCAGCTTGGATGCATTCAGTTTAGCAGGACTGGGCCTACACCCAGTGTCACCTGCTGGGAGCCAAAGAAGTGATCATGAGCAGAAAGATGCTTGCAGCTGGTTCTGGTGTCCTCTGTGCTGCCTCCACACAGAGCAGGTAACCTGGCCAGTCaatgaaactttaaaatactttatctCTAAAC from Corvus cornix cornix isolate S_Up_H32 chromosome 3, ASM73873v5, whole genome shotgun sequence encodes:
- the TRAF5 gene encoding TNF receptor-associated factor 5 isoform X1, whose translation is MACDEPAALSGIFTRQNSASTNSLDFEPDTDYKFVESLEERYKCAYCHLVLHNPHQTGCGHRFCQQCILALRELNAVPTCPVDKETIKMHEVFKDNCCKREVLNLHVFCKNFPDCNSKVILGRYQEHLQQCLFQSMQCTNDGCPDQILRKDLKEHLSQHCKFREEMCQYCNTYVVLINIKNHEKNDCPDYPVPCLQNCSQIILKKEIEKHHAVCPEAEVDCPYKQYGCHVKVKRGKLAEHENSALREHMLQILDKNSRLEEQISDLYKSLECKEIKIQQLADAIKKCEKEFRQYTQLFGNNSSLMVSSQALASHLDKSARLESQVKQLIQMANQQQSKLDLRPLFDTIENVKQKIALMETYDQRLVVLEDQSSKHDLQINIHKAQLNKNEERFKLLEGTCYNGKLIWKITDYKMKKKEAVEGRVLSIASQPFYTSRCGYRLCARAYLNGDGSGKGTHISLYFVVMRGEFDSLLLWPFKQKVTLMLLDQSGKKNHIVEVFRADPNSSSFKRPDGEMNIASGCPRFVPHSVLENTKNTYIRDDTLFLKVVVDLTDLEEL
- the TRAF5 gene encoding TNF receptor-associated factor 5 isoform X2, yielding MACDEPAALSGIFTRQNSASTNSLDFEPDTDYKFVESLEERYKCAYCHLVLHNPHQTGCGHRFCQQCILALRELNAVPTCPVDKETIKMHEVFKDNCCKREVLNLHVFCKNFPDCNSKVILGRYQEHLQQCLFQSMQCTNDGCPDQILRKDLKEHLSQHCKFREEMCQYCNTYVVLINIKNHEKNDCPDYPVPCLQNCSQIILKKEIEKHHAVCPEAEVDCPYKQYGCHVKVKRGKLAEHENSALREHMLQILDKNSRLEEQISDLYKSLECKEIKIQQLADAIKKCEKEFRQYTQLFGNNSSLMALASHLDKSARLESQVKQLIQMANQQQSKLDLRPLFDTIENVKQKIALMETYDQRLVVLEDQSSKHDLQINIHKAQLNKNEERFKLLEGTCYNGKLIWKITDYKMKKKEAVEGRVLSIASQPFYTSRCGYRLCARAYLNGDGSGKGTHISLYFVVMRGEFDSLLLWPFKQKVTLMLLDQSGKKNHIVEVFRADPNSSSFKRPDGEMNIASGCPRFVPHSVLENTKNTYIRDDTLFLKVVVDLTDLEEL